The Bacillus andreraoultii sequence TTATTAAATTTAATTCTGTTTTCTGAGATATAGTAGCAACTATAACGTCCTCATCTCAAAAAGTAAATCGAGTAGTGACTCGATAAGTACGCTGATGTAAACTCACAGAAACTTACTCATACGCGCTCTACTGACTGAGCCAATAGCTCCAATACCAAAATACTATCTTCTAAAAATAAAAAAACACATAGCTGGGCTAGCTGGATTCGAACCAGCGCATCACGGAGTCAAAGTCCGTTGCCTTACCGCTTGGCTATAGCCCAATATATCCAAGTTGGCTGTTATTTAATAAAGTGACCCGTACGGGATTCGAACCCGTGTTACCGCCGTGAAAGGGCGGTGTCTTAAACCACTTGACCAACGGGCCATTATGGCTCCGCAGGTAGGATTCGAACCTACGACCGATCGGTTAACAGCCGATTGCTCTACCACTGAGCTACTGCGGAATAATAATTTATTTTCAATCTGTTATTTCTCAACTCGACCTTTTAAATTATATCAAGTTGATTTCCGATTGTCAACAACTTTTTTATATCTATTTTTTAGACTCAGATATTAAGTTGTTTCCCTCGTGACATTTATTAATTATATATACACTTATTTCAAATGTCAACAATAAATTTTATCTTTTTATATATTTCCATGTTGTGCGATAATCCCCTTCACTTAATTCCCATTTTTCTTTCCTGGGCAAAATAGCTAAGTATTTTCCATACATAAAGTTAAACTATGTCTCCACCTCAGTATATATATATGCAAATCGCGGCTCGATGTGACAAAAAACCAAGTAGAATACTCGTTTGCGAATACTAGCTAAACGTTAACTGCCTTTGTTCTTAACAGCAGGAATTGTAGAAGTATACTCATCGTGTAATCTAGCTACACTTCTATTCCATATGACTTTTTCGGATATACTTTCTACTGAAAAGTGTTTCCTTTAAGCCATCACTAATGCTATAGTATAAACAATTAGCAATGTTTTATTCTGCACAAGCTAAAACGAATTCTCCACCACATCTACCTTTATTAGTCGCCCACCACATTTCCCACATACGTATCGATTCGTATTAACTCTCTTCTTTCTTTTATATAAGAAGCGACATTTGGAACAACGATAACAATGATACATAGTTGGCTGTTTTCTTACCTCTGATTCCGGTAGTGGGGTGCAATATCTTGGTGCACCAACGGATTTGGCTAAATTTTTAAAGTCTTGGTCTTTATGTTGATACCCTTTTTTATTTTGGTGTAAATGATAGTGGCACAGCTCATGTTTAATAATTCCGATTAACTCCTTCTCACCGTGTACATCGAAATATTTCTTGTTTATTTCAATGTTTCCTGATTGAAGTAAGTATCGTCCTCCTGTTGTGCGTAATCTTTTATTAAATGTCGCTTGATGTTTAAACGGTATCCCAAAGCTTTGCATAGAAATTTCTTCAACTAATTTTTGTAACTGAATATCATCCATTTTATTACCTCTAAACTAGCGATAGTATGATTAAAAATTAAAACGTACTTCCTTTATACCTCTTTATCCTATCGATAAAAGAAGTTAGTTAACTGACAACCTATCTTATCATACATTAATTATACATACGTAAATAATCATTTGTATATCGACTTTCGTGAAGAATACCTCTTTTTGAAATTAGGGAGGGTAGGACTATGCCAAATTGGTTAAAAAATCAAATTCAAAAAGCTTTTTTTGAAAAAAATCGTTATCAAATTAGGTTGTTAAATCAGTGTTGGTATTTTTACAAGAAAAAGAATTGCTCCTAGGGACTTCTCAAAGACAAATTGAGTCCTGACATTTACTTAAAAAAACTGAGGGACGCTTGAATCTTTAGACGGGAAGAGAGCCGTAGTCCACTAAAAAGAGAATTTTTCGGCTTTAATGTCATGCTACAGAATCCTTTCTTAGGGAAATTAAACGGGTATGTCAAAAGTTCTATGAAAAACGAATAAGCAAACAAGATTTATTCCGAAATAAGTTGGTCAATCGTTGCCATTTCCCCTAATAAACACGCCGATGGTTTAAGTTAGGTGTAACAAGGGCGAAGTATAGGAAGATAGAAATTGGAAAATTTATACTTTCCTATTAGCCAAAAAGCAAACCAAGTGTGCAGCCCCAAAAATTATGCACTAATCCTCAGCTAGTCGTCCACAAAGGGGCTATCCAAAAAGTCGTATTTTGATTTTCGGATGCCCCTTTTCATGTTTCAAAAACTAGAAATATCAACATTCTTGATTATCGCATTTTTTAGGAAATCCACTTTTCGGACAGCCCATGCTCTTATTTCAAACGAATGGACAACCAATCGTTTTGTTTCAACCTTAATTTTCTTTTAACATGGACAAGGAAATTCTGCCTTTTTTTACATCAACATCACTTACCCATACTGTTACAATATCGCCTACGGATACAATATCTAACGGGTGTTTTACATATTGATTACTCATTTTAGAAATATGAACAAGCCCATCTTGTTTAACACCGATATCAACAAACGCACCGAAATCAACCACATTCCTTACTGTACCTTGAAGCTCCATTCCCTTTTGTAAGTCTTCCATTTTCAAAACATCTTTCCGCAGTAATGGTTTTGGAAGATCATCACGCGGGTCCCGCTCTGGTCGTTTTAATGCATCTAAAATGTCTCGTAACGTTAATTCTCCAACATTTAATTCTTGTGCAAGACTAACGACATTTACATTATTTAACGACTGAACGAGCGCCTCTGTACCTATATCGGCAGTTGTGAATCCTATTTTTTCTAACAAACGTGTTACAACTGGATAATTTTCTGGATGGATACTTGTCCTGTCTAGCGGTTCCGTGCCATCAACAATCCGTAAAAACCCGATGCATTGTTCATACGTTTTCTCCCCAAGACGTGGTATCTTTTTCAATTCTTTTCTCGTTGTAAACTTCCCATTTTCTTCCCGATACTTTTTAATATTATTGGCAACGGCTTTTGAAAGACCAGATACATATTGTAAAAGTGAGGAAGAGGCAGTATTTACGTTTACACCAACTTGGTTAACGGTTGTTTCAACAACAAATGTTAATGACTCTTGTAACTTCTTCTGTGAAACATCGTGCTGATATTGACCTACTCCAACTGATTTCGGGTCAATTTTCACTAATTCTGCCAGTGGATCTTGTAATCTTCTTGCAATCGAGACCGCACTTCTTTCTTCCACATGTAAATCTGGAAATTCTTCGCGCGCCAAGTCTGAAGCTGAGTAAACACTTGCGCCTGCTTCATTAACAATCATATAATAAGCTTCACTACCCGATTTCTTTAATACGTCTGCAATAAATTCCTCTGTTTCCCGTGAAGCTGTACCATTTCCAATTGCAATCATTTCCACCTGAAACTCACGAAGAATGTTAAGTACTTTTTCTTCCGCATCATTTCTTTTCGATACAGGTGGATGTGGATAAATCACTCCGATGTCGAGTACTTTACCTGTTTCATCCACTACTGCTAATTTACAGCCCGTCCGATATGCAGGATCGACCCCAAGGACAATTTTCCCTTTTAATGGAGGTTGTAATAACAATTTTCTTAAGTTCTCTGAAAATATATGAATGGCCTGTTCTTCTGCCTTATCTGTTAGTTCATTACGAATTTCTCGTTCAATTGACGGCTGAATTAATCGTTTATACCCATCTTCTATTGCAGCAACCACCTCACCTGCAACAGGCGATGCCTCATTCTTAATAAATGTAGCTTTTAAATAGTCAATGATTTTTTCATAATTTGGTTTTATCGCTACTCTTAAAACACCTTCTTTTTCACCACGATTTAACGCTAAAATGCGATGAG is a genomic window containing:
- a CDS encoding SprT family protein; amino-acid sequence: MDDIQLQKLVEEISMQSFGIPFKHQATFNKRLRTTGGRYLLQSGNIEINKKYFDVHGEKELIGIIKHELCHYHLHQNKKGYQHKDQDFKNLAKSVGAPRYCTPLPESEVRKQPTMYHCYRCSKCRFLYKRKKRVNTNRYVCGKCGGRLIKVDVVENSF
- the cmpA gene encoding cortex morphogenetic protein CmpA; protein product: MPNWLKNQIQKAFFEKNRYQIRLLNQCWYFYKKKNCS
- a CDS encoding Tex family protein; protein product: MEQTIDKQSVLMKQVAKELSIKNSQVKSVIDLTNEGNTIPFIARYRKESTGALDEVVIRDILERWNYLQNLEERKVEVIRIIDEQGKLTEELAKKIESATKLQEVEDLYRPYKQKRRTKASIAKERGLEPLANWIMSFPNTGDLREEAKAYINEELEVHTIEDAINGAKDIIAELISDDAEVRKWIRFETMKHGLIESTVKDEESDEKRVFEMYYAYEEPTSKIVPHRILALNRGEKEGVLRVAIKPNYEKIIDYLKATFIKNEASPVAGEVVAAIEDGYKRLIQPSIEREIRNELTDKAEEQAIHIFSENLRKLLLQPPLKGKIVLGVDPAYRTGCKLAVVDETGKVLDIGVIYPHPPVSKRNDAEEKVLNILREFQVEMIAIGNGTASRETEEFIADVLKKSGSEAYYMIVNEAGASVYSASDLAREEFPDLHVEERSAVSIARRLQDPLAELVKIDPKSVGVGQYQHDVSQKKLQESLTFVVETTVNQVGVNVNTASSSLLQYVSGLSKAVANNIKKYREENGKFTTRKELKKIPRLGEKTYEQCIGFLRIVDGTEPLDRTSIHPENYPVVTRLLEKIGFTTADIGTEALVQSLNNVNVVSLAQELNVGELTLRDILDALKRPERDPRDDLPKPLLRKDVLKMEDLQKGMELQGTVRNVVDFGAFVDIGVKQDGLVHISKMSNQYVKHPLDIVSVGDIVTVWVSDVDVKKGRISLSMLKEN